From the Halomonas sp. MCCC 1A13316 genome, the window GCGCGGCATCGACGAGCAGATCGGCAACTCCATCCTGATCAAGTTCAACCAGATCGGCTCGCTCTCCGAGACGCTGGACGCCATCAAGATGGCCCAGGATGCCGGCTTCACCGCCGTGATCTCTCACCGCAGCGGCGAGACCGAGGACACCACCATTGCCGACCTGGCGGTGGGCACTTCGGCCGGCCAGATCAAGACCGGCTCGCTGTGCCGCTCCGACCGGGTCGCCAAGTACAACCGTCTGCTGGTGATCGAGCAGCAGCTCGGCGAGCGCGTCTCTTACCCGGGTCGTTCGGCGATCAAGGGGCAGTGATTTGACCTCTTGGCCGACGACATCGCTGACTTTCTTGTAGGATATTGACTACAAAAAGGCGACGTTCTAAGCCTATTTTGGTGCGAGAAGGCCGATGCCGAAGGTATCGGCCTTGTTCTATCCCATTGTTTTGTCGGTCTTGTTTCTTCTACTGTCAACCAAGGTAAGGGGCGCGAGGTTGCTAGCAGGCAACTTGCGTCCTATAGCGAAAATGCCAGAATGCACATGGGACAAGGCAGAGCGGGAGGCTCTCCAGCAGGATGCAACGGGATGCTATTTACGTGGCACGCCTGGTGTGACAGGAAGTCGCCTCTGGGCAAGGACGTTGCCGCAGGAGAGGGGGCGGAGGGAACCGCCCAAGGAAGTGCTGGGAGCCGGGCGACCTTAGGGTCGCCTTTTTTTGGTTCGTGCCAGTACGAATCAATGCACCGAATGCCGGCTGGCTTTCGGTGCATGAGGCAGGTCGCGTCTAGGCGGGCTCAGCGTTCCAGATACTGCAGCTTGCCGGGCTTGCCATCCCACTCTTCGGCGTCAGCAGGCGGATCCTGCTTTTCCGCAATGTTGGGCCATACCTCGGAGAGCTCTGCATTGATGGCGATGAACTCCTCCTGACCTTCCGGCAGTTCGTCCTCCGAGAAGATCGCCTCGGCAGGGCACTCCGGTTCGCACAGGGCACAGTCGATGCACTCGTCCGGGTGGATCACCAGGAAGTTGGGCCCCTCGTAGAAGCAGTCCACCGGGCAGACCTCGACGCAGTCGGTGTACTTGCACTTGATGCAGTTTTCGGTGACGACAAAGGTCATGCCTGTCTCCCTCCTCGCAGCCGGGTCGTGCCCTTCCCGGTTGGTGATGTTCGGTATCAGTCTTAAGCCTGATAGTTATAAAAAATAAACTTTTTATAAGCATGAATTCGTTGGACGCTTCATTCTAGTCATGCCTAAAGGCCTGAGCAAGCCGCACGAAGCCTAGAGCCGCTCACGCCAGGTATAGATCAGCTCAAGGGCCTGGCGCGGTGACAATCCATCCGGATCCAGATCGGCCAAGGCGTCGAGTAGCGGATGCGGTGCGCTGGCAAAAAGGTCGCTCTGAAGCGGCTTGGCATCATCTGCCGAATGCGTGCTGCCGCGGCTGCTCTGGTCGACCTCCTGTTGCTCGAGCTGAGACAATTTGTCGCGAGCCCGGGCGATGACCGACTGCGGCACGCCGGCCAACTGTGCCACCTGCAAGCCATAGCTCTGGCTGGCGGGACCCTCCTCCACGCGATGCATGAATACGATGCCATCGCGGTGCTCCGCAGCGGTGAGGTGCACGTTGGCCACACCCTCGGCCTGGTCGGACAGCGCCGTCATCTCGAAGTAATGCGTCGCAAACAGCGTGAACGCCCGCGTGCGGGTCAGGTGCTCGGCGCTGGCCCAGGCCAGCGACAGGCCATCGAAGGTGCTGGTGCCGCGACCGATCTCGTCCATCAGCACCAGGCTGTGGTCGGTGGCGTTGTGCAGAATGTTGGCGGTCTCGGTCATCTCCACCATGAAGGTGGAGCGCCCGCCGGCGAGGTCGTCCGACGAGCCGATGCGCGTGAAGATGCGATCCACCGGGCCGATGCAGGCCTCGTCGGCGGGGACGAAGCTGCCGGTATGGGCGAGCAGCGTGATCAGTGCCGCCTGC encodes:
- the fdxA gene encoding ferredoxin FdxA, coding for MTFVVTENCIKCKYTDCVEVCPVDCFYEGPNFLVIHPDECIDCALCEPECPAEAIFSEDELPEGQEEFIAINAELSEVWPNIAEKQDPPADAEEWDGKPGKLQYLER